A window of the Coprobacter fastidiosus genome harbors these coding sequences:
- a CDS encoding PLD nuclease N-terminal domain-containing protein, with protein sequence MGLIIYIIGIIATVYAIMDVFKKNISTACKLGVTIILLLTSWIGLLFYLFYGKDHIEEWCKS encoded by the coding sequence ATGGGATTGATTATTTACATTATCGGTATTATCGCAACGGTTTATGCGATTATGGATGTTTTTAAAAAGAATATATCTACAGCTTGTAAATTAGGAGTGACGATAATTCTGTTGCTTACGAGTTGGATAGGATTGTTGTTTTATCTATTTTATGGGAAAGATCATATCGAAGAATGGTGTAAATCGTAA
- a CDS encoding helix-turn-helix domain-containing protein: MEKILKLDTVDRYNELFGLETLHPLVGVVDLSKATKFPTHFTLNYGLYALFLKETKCGDIRYGKQIYDYQEGTVTSFAPGQVVETEITDGIKLSAHGILFHPDLIKGTSLGKNIKQYSFFSYASNEALHLSEEEKEIFLDCLKKISIELSHPIDNYSKCLISKNIELLLDYCMRFYARQFITRSTVNKDILSKFENLLEEYFADNKPKVDGLPSVKYFADKVCLSPNYFGDLIKRETGKTAQEYIQNKIIDLAKEMIIGTEKTISQISYELGFQYSQHFNRIFKKNVGYTPNEYRKLQV, from the coding sequence ATGGAAAAAATCTTAAAGTTGGACACAGTAGATCGGTATAACGAATTATTCGGTCTTGAAACACTACATCCGTTAGTAGGTGTAGTAGATTTATCGAAAGCCACAAAATTTCCAACTCATTTCACACTGAATTACGGACTATATGCATTATTTCTGAAAGAAACCAAATGCGGAGATATTCGCTATGGAAAGCAGATTTATGATTACCAAGAAGGTACTGTTACCAGTTTTGCTCCCGGACAAGTCGTCGAAACAGAAATTACAGACGGAATAAAACTAAGTGCTCATGGTATTTTATTTCATCCGGATTTGATAAAAGGTACATCATTAGGTAAGAATATAAAACAATACTCTTTCTTTTCCTATGCTTCGAACGAGGCTTTGCACTTGTCAGAAGAAGAAAAAGAAATTTTTCTCGACTGCTTGAAAAAAATAAGTATAGAACTTAGTCATCCGATAGATAATTATAGTAAATGCTTAATATCAAAAAACATCGAATTATTATTAGATTATTGCATGCGGTTCTATGCACGGCAATTTATTACAAGATCGACTGTCAATAAAGATATTCTCTCAAAATTCGAAAATTTACTTGAAGAATATTTTGCAGATAATAAACCTAAAGTAGACGGTTTGCCTTCTGTTAAATATTTTGCAGATAAAGTGTGCCTTTCTCCCAACTATTTCGGAGATTTAATAAAAAGAGAGACCGGAAAAACAGCACAAGAATATATACAAAATAAAATCATAGATCTTGCCAAAGAGATGATTATCGGGACAGAAAAAACGATTAGTCAGATATCTTATGAACTGGGATTCCAATATTCACAACATTTTAACCGTATATTCAAAAAAAATGTGGGGTACACCCCGAATGAATACAGAAAGCTTCAGGTTTAA
- a CDS encoding tRNA 2-thiocytidine biosynthesis TtcA family protein: MAEKSEKDLLLYHLDRKIKKAIESYRLIENGDRILIGLSGGKDSIALVELLGKRMKIFSPRFTAIAVHIRMKNISYKSDTSYLKKHCEQSDIPFLEYTTEFDPENDKRKSPCFLCSWYRRKAMFSIAKEQQCNKIALGHHQDDIIQTLLMNMAFQGSFGTMPPRLSMSKFKMTLIRPLCLIEEKDLLRLSQLSGYVKQEKVCPYEKSSNRTEMKEVLRNLEKISPQVRNHIWNSMTHIQPEYLPGFIEPDPSKIKTDS; this comes from the coding sequence ATGGCTGAAAAAAGTGAAAAGGATCTATTATTATATCACCTTGACCGAAAAATAAAAAAAGCGATAGAATCGTACCGGTTAATAGAAAACGGAGACCGCATTCTTATCGGATTATCAGGAGGAAAGGATTCTATCGCTCTGGTCGAGTTGTTAGGAAAACGGATGAAAATATTTTCTCCCCGATTTACGGCAATAGCCGTCCACATACGTATGAAAAATATTTCATATAAAAGCGACACGTCTTATTTGAAAAAGCATTGTGAACAATCGGACATTCCATTCCTCGAATACACGACGGAGTTTGATCCTGAAAACGACAAACGAAAATCTCCTTGTTTCCTCTGTTCATGGTATCGGCGCAAAGCGATGTTCTCCATAGCCAAAGAACAGCAATGTAATAAAATAGCTCTGGGGCATCATCAAGACGATATAATACAAACCTTGCTTATGAATATGGCATTTCAAGGCTCATTCGGGACTATGCCTCCTCGTTTATCGATGAGTAAATTTAAAATGACTCTTATCCGTCCGCTTTGTCTGATAGAGGAAAAAGACCTCCTCCGATTATCACAACTATCGGGATATGTCAAACAAGAAAAAGTCTGTCCTTATGAAAAATCATCAAATCGTACTGAAATGAAAGAGGTATTAAGAAACTTAGAAAAAATAAGTCCTCAAGTACGTAACCATATATGGAATAGCATGACCCATATACAACCTGAATACTTACCGGGATTTATAGAACCCGACCCGAGCAAAATTAAGACAGACTCATAA
- a CDS encoding helix-turn-helix domain-containing protein: MIVQCDKSLHSKTIHPLINIGCLSDISNTFIETGFYRIILKGRSSCPDFGRLCCDYQDASVIFLSPEYSLSCLTSEDLSFYKKSIFLSIHADLINTSAIKKHFNDYSFFNYRQNESLHISLREKKILTTRFEDISDELNWGIDKYTNILISGKIELLLNYCKRFYTRQFITRSEVNRCIIQKTKRLIDEYFFMNKISEKGLPTSDYCSNNLNLSSAYFEDLFNHETGMSIAEYIQLRRVHLAKERLCNTNKTVSCIARELGYPSQQYFCKLFKKLSGYTPDEYRNPCRTIS; this comes from the coding sequence ATGATAGTGCAATGTGACAAATCGTTACACAGCAAAACAATACATCCGTTGATAAACATAGGCTGTTTATCCGATATATCGAATACTTTTATAGAAACCGGTTTTTACCGTATTATACTAAAAGGCAGATCTTCATGCCCTGACTTCGGAAGATTGTGTTGCGATTACCAAGATGCAAGCGTAATATTCTTATCTCCTGAATATTCTCTGTCTTGTTTAACATCAGAAGACTTGAGTTTTTATAAAAAAAGCATATTTTTGTCTATCCATGCAGATCTGATCAACACTTCTGCTATAAAAAAACATTTTAACGATTACTCCTTTTTCAATTATCGACAGAACGAGTCTTTACACATCTCACTACGAGAAAAGAAAATTCTCACGACACGCTTCGAAGATATTTCTGATGAATTGAACTGGGGCATAGACAAATACACCAATATCTTGATCTCAGGAAAAATCGAACTACTCTTGAATTATTGCAAACGTTTTTATACCCGACAATTTATTACAAGATCAGAGGTGAACAGATGTATAATACAAAAAACTAAAAGGTTGATCGATGAATATTTCTTTATGAATAAAATATCGGAAAAAGGTCTACCCACTTCCGACTACTGTTCAAATAATTTGAATCTGTCTTCTGCATATTTCGAAGATCTGTTTAATCACGAAACAGGAATGAGTATAGCCGAATATATTCAATTAAGACGTGTGCATCTGGCAAAAGAACGTCTTTGCAATACGAATAAAACAGTCTCTTGTATTGCCCGAGAATTAGGTTATCCATCCCAACAATATTTCTGCAAATTATTTAAAAAATTATCAGGATATACACCGGATGAATACCGAAATCCTTGCAGAACAATATCATGA
- the lpxA gene encoding acyl-ACP--UDP-N-acetylglucosamine O-acyltransferase, with translation MKQPLAYVHPEAKIAPNVVIEPFVTIDKNVVIGEGTRIGSNVTILEGARIGKNCNICSGAVISGIPQDLKFKGEETTAEIGDNTTIRECVTINRGTASKGKTVIGNNCLLMAYCHIAHDCVIGDNIIMSNATQVAGEVRIDDFAVIGGGTLVHQFCHVGAHVMIQGGSLINKDIPPYVKAARNPISYAGINSIGLRRRNFTNETIRDIQEIYRYLYLSGLNNSDAIERIEAELPATKERDEIVLFVRNSQRGIIRGYL, from the coding sequence ATGAAACAACCATTAGCTTATGTACATCCGGAAGCCAAGATAGCTCCTAACGTAGTTATCGAACCGTTCGTTACTATCGATAAAAACGTGGTTATCGGTGAAGGGACGCGCATTGGTTCCAATGTAACAATTCTTGAAGGAGCCCGTATCGGAAAAAATTGTAACATTTGTTCCGGTGCTGTTATCTCAGGAATTCCTCAAGACCTAAAATTCAAAGGGGAAGAAACAACCGCTGAAATCGGAGATAATACCACTATACGCGAATGTGTTACAATCAATAGAGGTACTGCATCGAAGGGTAAAACCGTGATCGGCAATAATTGCCTTCTTATGGCTTATTGCCACATTGCCCATGATTGTGTTATCGGTGATAATATTATCATGTCAAATGCGACACAAGTAGCCGGAGAAGTACGAATCGATGATTTTGCAGTTATCGGAGGCGGTACTCTTGTACACCAGTTCTGTCATGTAGGTGCTCATGTTATGATACAAGGAGGATCACTCATCAATAAAGATATACCCCCTTATGTCAAAGCCGCCCGTAATCCTATTTCTTATGCCGGCATTAACTCTATCGGTTTGCGCCGACGTAATTTCACCAACGAAACCATACGTGATATTCAAGAAATATACCGATATCTCTATCTATCCGGCTTAAATAACTCGGATGCAATAGAACGTATCGAAGCAGAATTACCCGCAACTAAAGAAAGAGACGAAATCGTGTTATTTGTACGTAACTCTCAACGAGGAATTATTCGCGGTTATTTATAA
- the spt gene encoding serine palmitoyltransferase yields the protein MKLLQAKLARYDAPQKAKALGVYPYFREIESDQDTEVIINGKKVLMFGSNSYLGLTNHPKIKEAAIAAIKKYGTGCAGSRFLNGTLDIHVELEKRLARFVGKEEAIIYSTGFQVNLGVISCLTGREDYIIWDELDHASIIEGRRLSFSTQLKFKHNDMASLEKVLKSCPEDKVKLIVVDGVFSMEGDVANLPEIVALAKKYNAAIYVDEAHGIGVFGRQGRGTCDHFGVAQDVDLIMGTFSKSFASLGGFVATDSITANYLRHNSRSYIFSASITPASTAAVSAALDIMESEPERIEHLWEMTHYALDGFRNMGCEIGNTSTPIIPLFIRDNNKTFRITRELFDEGVFVNPVVSPAVPSDSTLIRFSLMATHTKEQLDFALDKIQKCFKRYDLLK from the coding sequence ATGAAGCTGTTACAAGCAAAATTAGCGAGATATGATGCCCCGCAAAAAGCGAAAGCTTTAGGCGTTTATCCGTATTTTCGCGAAATAGAAAGTGATCAAGATACTGAAGTCATTATCAACGGCAAGAAAGTATTGATGTTCGGGTCAAACAGTTATTTGGGGCTGACTAATCATCCGAAAATTAAAGAAGCAGCTATTGCTGCAATAAAAAAATATGGTACTGGTTGTGCCGGATCGAGATTTCTGAACGGAACGCTTGATATTCATGTAGAATTGGAAAAACGCTTGGCTCGTTTTGTCGGAAAAGAAGAAGCGATTATATATTCGACGGGTTTTCAGGTGAATTTGGGGGTAATATCTTGTCTTACCGGAAGAGAGGATTATATTATTTGGGACGAACTCGATCATGCTTCGATTATTGAAGGTCGTCGTCTTTCGTTTTCTACTCAGCTGAAATTTAAGCATAATGACATGGCCTCTTTGGAAAAGGTCCTGAAATCTTGTCCCGAAGACAAAGTGAAATTGATTGTTGTAGACGGTGTGTTCAGTATGGAAGGGGATGTTGCCAATTTGCCTGAGATTGTTGCTTTAGCAAAGAAATATAATGCTGCGATTTATGTAGATGAAGCTCATGGGATCGGAGTTTTCGGGAGACAAGGACGAGGAACTTGCGATCACTTCGGCGTAGCTCAAGATGTCGATTTGATTATGGGAACATTCTCTAAATCATTCGCTTCTTTAGGTGGTTTTGTCGCTACCGACTCTATTACGGCAAATTATTTGCGTCATAATTCTCGGTCCTATATATTCAGTGCCAGTATTACACCCGCTTCTACGGCGGCGGTGTCTGCCGCTTTGGATATTATGGAAAGTGAACCCGAACGTATAGAGCACCTTTGGGAAATGACTCATTATGCGTTGGACGGTTTTCGTAATATGGGGTGTGAGATAGGCAATACATCTACTCCTATCATTCCGCTATTTATTCGGGATAATAATAAAACATTCCGCATTACTCGTGAACTTTTCGACGAAGGGGTGTTTGTAAATCCGGTAGTGTCTCCTGCCGTACCCTCAGACAGTACATTGATTCGATTCTCTTTGATGGCTACACATACAAAAGAACAGTTGGATTTTGCTCTTGATAAAATCCAAAAGTGCTTTAAACGGTATGACTTGTTGAAATAG
- the lpxD gene encoding UDP-3-O-(3-hydroxymyristoyl)glucosamine N-acyltransferase: MEFSAQQIADFLHGEIIGDNQVKVNNLSKIEEGKPGTLTFLANPKYTHHIYTTQASIVLVNRDFEPEQKINATLIKVDDAYSCLAQLLNLVNQARPEKKGIDKDTYIAASATISQSVYIGAFAYVSENVKVGENVKIYPQVYIGDNVTIGDNTILYPGVKIYHDCVIGKNCIIHAGAVIGADGFGFAPHNGAYVKIAQIGNVIIEDQVEIGANTTIDRATMGSTIVRKGAKLDNLIQVAHNVEIGENTVMAAQVGVAGSTKIGSHCMVGGQVGFAGHITIGDRVNIGAQSGIPNHVSSDTSILGYPAVPAREFARSTVMIKKLPELNQTVKQLQKEIENLKKRLEK, translated from the coding sequence ATGGAATTTTCCGCACAGCAAATCGCCGATTTCCTTCACGGCGAAATTATCGGAGACAATCAAGTTAAAGTGAACAACTTGTCTAAAATTGAAGAAGGGAAACCCGGAACACTGACTTTTTTGGCCAATCCCAAATATACTCATCACATCTATACGACCCAAGCCAGTATAGTTTTAGTAAATCGGGATTTCGAACCCGAACAAAAAATAAATGCGACACTAATTAAGGTTGATGATGCGTATTCTTGTCTGGCACAATTACTTAACTTAGTAAACCAAGCACGCCCCGAAAAAAAAGGTATCGATAAAGATACATACATTGCAGCGTCTGCAACAATTTCTCAGTCTGTATATATAGGTGCGTTCGCTTACGTAAGTGAAAATGTAAAAGTAGGAGAAAATGTCAAAATTTATCCTCAAGTTTACATTGGTGATAACGTAACGATCGGAGATAATACGATTTTATATCCCGGGGTAAAGATCTATCATGACTGTGTGATCGGGAAAAATTGTATTATCCATGCGGGTGCGGTAATCGGAGCTGATGGCTTCGGCTTTGCTCCTCATAACGGTGCATACGTAAAAATCGCACAGATCGGGAACGTGATCATCGAAGATCAAGTAGAGATCGGAGCAAATACAACGATCGACCGCGCCACAATGGGATCGACTATTGTAAGAAAAGGAGCTAAACTGGACAATTTGATTCAAGTCGCCCATAATGTAGAGATCGGAGAAAATACGGTTATGGCAGCCCAAGTGGGCGTTGCAGGATCAACGAAAATAGGCAGTCATTGCATGGTTGGCGGGCAGGTTGGTTTTGCAGGACACATCACTATCGGTGACCGGGTGAATATAGGTGCCCAATCGGGAATTCCTAACCACGTAAGTTCCGACACAAGCATATTGGGTTATCCGGCAGTACCGGCAAGAGAATTTGCCCGTTCTACTGTAATGATAAAAAAGTTACCGGAATTAAATCAAACCGTCAAGCAGTTGCAGAAAGAAATCGAAAATTTAAAGAAACGACTCGAAAAGTAA
- a CDS encoding IS1096 element passenger TnpR family protein, whose protein sequence is MIFKFLILSDEVDDFAREISIDSEATFLELNDAILESVNYTKDQMTSFFICEDDWEKKTEITLMEMDTNFEDDSWVMAETRLSELLEDEKQRLIFVFDNMTERSFFMELREIVPGKNLDKAICSKSKGNPPTQLMDFDELEKTSNNTDNGLGENFYGDESFDPSELDEEGYNDLDMTEGNNSFNDY, encoded by the coding sequence ATGATATTCAAATTCTTAATCCTATCTGATGAGGTTGATGACTTTGCAAGAGAAATCAGCATCGACTCTGAGGCCACTTTTTTGGAGCTGAATGATGCGATTTTGGAATCGGTCAACTATACTAAGGATCAAATGACTTCCTTTTTCATTTGTGAAGATGACTGGGAAAAGAAAACGGAAATCACTTTAATGGAGATGGATACCAACTTCGAAGACGACTCTTGGGTAATGGCAGAAACCCGACTCAGCGAATTATTGGAAGACGAGAAACAACGGCTGATCTTCGTTTTCGATAATATGACCGAACGATCATTTTTTATGGAATTACGAGAAATCGTTCCAGGTAAAAACCTAGATAAAGCCATTTGCTCCAAATCTAAAGGTAACCCTCCTACTCAACTAATGGATTTTGACGAACTGGAAAAAACCTCAAATAACACCGATAACGGACTCGGAGAGAACTTCTATGGTGATGAATCTTTCGACCCGTCAGAATTGGATGAGGAAGGCTACAACGATTTAGATATGACCGAAGGAAACAATTCTTTCAATGATTATTAA
- a CDS encoding DMT family protein, whose amino-acid sequence MQGLYTILLLTVSNIFMTFAWYGHLKLQEMKVISNWPLYAVILFSWGIALAEYSFQIPANRIGFNGNGGPFSLMQLKVIQEVITLIVFTIFTTVLFKGEALHWNHFAAFICLILAVYFVFMK is encoded by the coding sequence ATGCAAGGACTTTACACTATTCTACTATTAACCGTATCGAACATTTTTATGACTTTTGCATGGTACGGTCATCTGAAACTTCAAGAAATGAAAGTCATTTCGAACTGGCCTTTATACGCTGTAATCTTATTTTCATGGGGAATTGCTCTCGCCGAATATTCATTTCAAATACCGGCAAACCGTATCGGATTTAACGGGAACGGAGGACCTTTCAGCTTAATGCAATTAAAAGTAATTCAAGAAGTCATCACTCTTATTGTCTTCACCATATTTACTACCGTTCTTTTTAAAGGAGAAGCTTTACACTGGAATCATTTTGCAGCTTTTATATGTCTGATATTGGCCGTTTATTTCGTATTTATGAAGTAA
- a CDS encoding YcxB family protein, producing MIGESDLGKYFYLYPHNFIIRTYIEVIVTQPYKISGERYLKLLFRQYWKRNWGWFLLPVFILSALAFHTSDVVYVVIILVFGAFPFLLLNAYFKIATRPHNRFLLLEKQLDMDNEQMIFHFEDDKTETVRWSDVINAEPFSSYYLLYLDKNRFFYIPKNIFYNDEDRIWFEREILFKIMYRNRQNIP from the coding sequence ATGATCGGAGAATCGGATTTAGGAAAATATTTTTATCTTTACCCTCATAATTTTATAATCAGAACATACATAGAGGTGATTGTTACGCAACCGTATAAAATTTCCGGAGAACGGTATCTGAAACTTCTTTTCCGGCAATATTGGAAAAGAAACTGGGGCTGGTTTCTTTTGCCGGTATTTATTTTATCGGCGTTGGCTTTTCATACTTCAGATGTCGTGTATGTAGTTATTATATTGGTATTCGGGGCATTTCCTTTTTTGTTGTTAAATGCCTATTTTAAGATCGCTACTCGCCCTCATAACCGTTTTCTCTTATTAGAGAAACAGTTGGATATGGATAATGAGCAGATGATTTTTCATTTTGAAGATGATAAGACGGAAACTGTCAGGTGGTCTGATGTAATTAATGCAGAACCGTTCTCGTCATACTATCTGCTTTACCTTGATAAGAATCGTTTTTTCTATATTCCTAAGAATATATTTTACAATGATGAGGATCGTATTTGGTTCGAACGGGAGATTTTGTTTAAAATAATGTATCGGAATAGGCAAAACATTCCTTAA
- a CDS encoding tetratricopeptide repeat protein, translating into MRLDILKPFIISIVALSWSISLCGQGLERAKELYKAGKFAEAKPIFEENIRKNPSNSSLNQWYGVCLFETGDYKAAEKYLKYAASRNILESFRYLGNLYYLDYRFEDALSQYNKYLEQLKKKKMNTAEAEKLIKNAERAAQMLRRVEEVQIIDSLIVDKASFFKQYKLSSESGTLHDYNTFFNLSSKNSSTVYQNQRGDKILYGAKTAKNGYDIMTRSKLIDDNWGEEIALPAPVNSSANENYPYLLSDGTTLYFASSGEESLGGYDIFVTRLNLNTGNYLVPENIGMPFNSIYNDYMLVIDELNNVGWFVSDRFQEEDKLIVYLFIPNTEKKIYRGGDEAHARSLARISAIKDSWIKGADYKPILEKIARIGNPDEGNIKKGDFLFQINNRITYITLKDFDSDEARNLFIKAQDIRKSIQETEDKLQRLRNEYRLAQNKKPFESQIVRLEQILLKLYGQPEELEAKSRAEEISYLIKMQNQKKK; encoded by the coding sequence ATGAGATTGGATATATTGAAACCTTTTATTATTTCTATTGTTGCCTTGAGTTGGAGCATATCGCTTTGCGGACAGGGTTTAGAACGGGCAAAAGAATTATATAAGGCCGGTAAATTTGCAGAGGCTAAACCTATTTTTGAGGAAAATATTCGAAAGAATCCTTCCAACTCGAGTTTGAACCAATGGTATGGAGTTTGTCTTTTTGAAACTGGAGATTATAAAGCGGCCGAGAAGTATCTTAAATATGCAGCATCCCGTAATATATTGGAATCATTTCGTTATTTAGGAAACTTATATTATTTGGATTATCGTTTTGAAGACGCTTTGAGTCAATATAATAAATATTTGGAACAATTGAAGAAGAAAAAGATGAATACGGCGGAGGCGGAGAAGTTGATTAAAAATGCCGAACGAGCCGCCCAAATGCTTCGTCGTGTTGAAGAAGTCCAGATAATCGATAGTCTTATTGTAGATAAAGCATCATTCTTTAAACAATATAAACTTTCTTCCGAGTCGGGAACACTGCATGATTACAATACGTTTTTCAATCTTTCATCGAAAAATAGCAGTACTGTTTATCAAAATCAGCGGGGTGATAAAATCCTTTATGGAGCGAAGACAGCAAAGAACGGGTATGATATTATGACTCGTAGTAAATTGATCGATGATAATTGGGGCGAAGAGATAGCATTACCTGCACCGGTTAACTCCTCGGCAAATGAAAATTACCCTTATTTGTTATCGGATGGAACAACGCTCTATTTTGCGTCTTCCGGTGAAGAATCATTAGGGGGCTATGATATATTTGTCACTCGTTTGAATTTGAATACAGGGAATTACTTGGTTCCTGAAAATATAGGAATGCCTTTCAATTCGATTTATAATGACTATATGTTGGTTATCGATGAATTGAATAATGTGGGATGGTTTGTCAGTGACCGTTTTCAGGAGGAGGATAAGTTGATCGTCTATTTATTTATTCCGAATACGGAGAAAAAGATTTATCGGGGAGGAGATGAAGCTCATGCTCGTTCTTTGGCACGAATCAGTGCGATTAAGGATTCGTGGATAAAAGGCGCTGATTATAAACCTATACTTGAAAAGATTGCCCGTATAGGCAATCCAGATGAAGGTAATATAAAAAAGGGAGATTTCTTGTTTCAGATTAATAACAGAATTACTTATATCACATTAAAGGATTTTGATAGTGATGAAGCCCGAAACTTGTTTATTAAAGCACAAGACATTCGGAAATCGATTCAAGAAACTGAAGATAAATTACAGCGATTGAGGAATGAATATCGACTTGCTCAGAACAAGAAACCGTTTGAGTCGCAGATTGTCAGATTGGAACAGATTTTACTTAAACTTTATGGCCAACCTGAAGAGTTGGAGGCAAAAAGCAGAGCTGAAGAAATTTCATACCTTATCAAAATGCAGAATCAAAAGAAAAAATAG
- a CDS encoding bifunctional UDP-3-O-[3-hydroxymyristoyl] N-acetylglucosamine deacetylase/3-hydroxyacyl-ACP dehydratase has translation MKQQTLQNSFSLTGKGLHTGMDITITFLPAPENHGYKIQRIDLPEQPVIEAVADQVSETQRGTVVGKNEVVVSTIEHAMAALYGAGIDNCLIQVNAPEFPILDGSAQYYTDAIEKAGIVEQEAERDYYIIKDKIEVKDENTGSSILVLPDDHFSVNVLINFDSPVLNNQYACLEDLEQFKDEISASRTFVFVREIEPLVKHNLIKGGDLDNAIVIYDKKTSQEELDRLADLMNVPHKHVDELGYINNKPLVFDNEPARHKLLDILGDIALIGKPIKGRIIATRPGHKINNQLARSIRKEMKRQEIQAPSYDPNKEPIMDVNRIKQLLPHRYPMLLVDKIIEIGKNHIVGIKNFTSNEPFFQGHFPQEPVTPGVLLIEAMAQTGGLLVLNTVEDPEKYSTYFLKIDNVKFRQKVVPGDTVIFHISFMTELRRGCAYMKGYAFVGNKITTEAEFMAQIIKNK, from the coding sequence ATGAAACAACAGACTTTACAAAACAGCTTCTCCTTAACAGGGAAAGGATTGCATACGGGAATGGACATCACAATCACATTCCTTCCCGCACCTGAAAATCACGGGTATAAAATTCAACGTATAGACCTTCCCGAACAACCGGTTATCGAAGCTGTCGCAGATCAGGTAAGTGAAACCCAACGAGGTACTGTAGTGGGAAAAAACGAAGTTGTCGTAAGTACCATAGAACATGCCATGGCTGCCCTCTACGGAGCAGGAATAGATAACTGCCTAATACAAGTAAACGCTCCCGAATTTCCGATACTCGACGGTAGTGCCCAATATTATACCGATGCAATCGAAAAAGCCGGTATCGTCGAGCAAGAAGCAGAAAGGGATTATTACATTATCAAAGATAAAATCGAGGTTAAAGATGAAAATACCGGATCATCGATATTAGTATTACCGGACGATCATTTTAGTGTAAACGTACTGATAAATTTCGATTCGCCTGTTCTCAATAATCAATATGCTTGTTTGGAGGATCTGGAACAGTTCAAAGACGAGATTTCGGCAAGCCGTACATTCGTATTTGTCCGAGAAATAGAACCTTTGGTAAAACATAATCTTATAAAAGGCGGTGATCTCGATAATGCAATTGTTATATATGATAAAAAAACATCACAAGAAGAACTTGATCGTCTGGCCGATTTGATGAATGTTCCTCACAAACATGTAGATGAACTCGGCTATATCAATAATAAACCCTTAGTGTTCGATAACGAACCTGCACGCCATAAGCTCTTAGATATACTCGGAGATATAGCTCTTATCGGAAAACCAATTAAAGGCCGCATCATAGCTACTCGTCCCGGACACAAAATCAACAATCAGCTGGCACGCTCTATCCGTAAGGAAATGAAACGGCAAGAAATACAAGCCCCGTCATACGATCCGAATAAAGAGCCGATTATGGATGTAAATCGGATCAAACAATTGCTTCCTCATCGGTATCCGATGTTATTGGTAGATAAAATCATCGAAATAGGGAAAAATCATATCGTCGGGATAAAAAACTTTACATCGAACGAGCCGTTTTTTCAAGGCCATTTTCCACAAGAACCGGTCACTCCCGGAGTCTTGTTGATTGAGGCTATGGCACAAACAGGGGGATTATTGGTATTGAACACAGTCGAAGATCCAGAAAAATATTCGACCTATTTTTTAAAAATAGATAACGTAAAGTTCCGTCAAAAAGTAGTTCCGGGAGATACTGTTATATTCCATATTTCATTCATGACAGAATTACGCAGAGGATGTGCCTATATGAAAGGATACGCTTTCGTAGGTAACAAAATCACAACCGAGGCTGAATTTATGGCTCAGATTATAAAAAATAAATAA